A segment of the Streptomyces sp. L2 genome:
CGGGGGTCAGCTCGACGACGAGTCGACCGCCGCCTTCGAGCGGAACGCGCATGACGATGCCCCGCCCCTCCTTGGTCACCTCGAGCGGACCATCGCCCGT
Coding sequences within it:
- a CDS encoding DUF3117 domain-containing protein; translation: MAAMKPRTGDGPLEVTKEGRGIVMRVPLEGGGRLVVELTPDEAEALGDALKKVVV